One Nocardioidaceae bacterium SCSIO 66511 genomic window carries:
- a CDS encoding RNA polymerase sigma factor yields the protein MQHDLLNSPAVTDLIETGKATGRVSADDVRAAVAEASISPSHHKALLRLLADAGITVEVTASDSRKRVAAAASSRATVTASTKKAAAKKKAPAKKAKEPAAKKPAKKAASSAEAVATVDEKGKKVLADIPDEEFEKDLANDPTLKEDEKQGFTLSTTDDTDEPEQQVTVAGATADPVKDYLKQIGKVSLLNAAQEVELAKRIEAGLFSEEKLGSGDKVTAKLTEELEWISIDGKRAKNHLLEANLRLVVSLAKRYTGRGMLFLDLIQEGNLGLIRAVEKFDYTKGYKFSTYATWWIRQAITRAMADQARTIRIPVHMVEVINKLARVQRQMLQDLGREPTPEELAKELDMTPEKVVEVQKYGREPISLHTPLGEDGDSEFGDLIEDSEAIVPADAVSFTLLQEQLHAVLDTLSEREAGVVSMRFGLTDGQPKTLDEIGKVYGVTRERIRQIESKTMSKLRHPSRSQVLRDYLD from the coding sequence ATGCAACACGATTTGCTCAACTCCCCGGCAGTGACCGATCTGATCGAGACGGGCAAGGCCACCGGCCGCGTCAGCGCGGACGACGTACGCGCCGCCGTCGCCGAGGCTTCGATCTCGCCCTCGCATCACAAGGCGCTGTTGCGTCTACTCGCCGACGCCGGCATCACGGTGGAGGTGACGGCATCGGACTCACGTAAGCGGGTCGCGGCTGCAGCGAGCAGTCGCGCGACCGTCACTGCGTCGACGAAGAAGGCTGCCGCGAAGAAGAAGGCGCCGGCCAAGAAGGCCAAGGAGCCGGCCGCGAAGAAGCCTGCCAAGAAGGCCGCGTCGTCGGCCGAGGCGGTCGCGACCGTCGACGAGAAGGGCAAGAAGGTCCTCGCCGACATCCCGGACGAGGAGTTCGAGAAAGACCTCGCGAACGACCCGACGCTCAAAGAGGACGAGAAGCAAGGCTTCACCCTCTCCACGACCGACGACACCGATGAACCGGAGCAGCAGGTCACCGTCGCCGGTGCGACGGCCGATCCGGTCAAGGACTACCTGAAGCAGATCGGCAAGGTCTCGCTGCTGAACGCCGCGCAGGAGGTCGAGCTCGCCAAGCGCATCGAGGCAGGTCTGTTCAGCGAGGAGAAGCTGGGCTCCGGCGACAAGGTGACCGCGAAGCTCACCGAGGAGCTCGAGTGGATCAGCATCGACGGTAAGCGCGCGAAGAACCACCTGCTCGAGGCGAACCTCCGTCTCGTCGTCTCGCTCGCCAAGCGCTACACCGGCCGGGGAATGCTCTTCCTCGACCTGATCCAGGAGGGCAACCTCGGACTGATCCGTGCGGTCGAGAAGTTCGACTACACCAAGGGCTACAAGTTCTCGACGTACGCCACCTGGTGGATCCGCCAGGCGATCACCCGGGCGATGGCCGATCAGGCGCGTACGATCCGGATCCCCGTGCACATGGTCGAGGTCATCAACAAGCTGGCCCGCGTACAGCGCCAGATGCTGCAGGACCTCGGTCGGGAGCCGACCCCAGAGGAGCTCGCCAAGGAGCTCGACATGACTCCGGAGAAGGTCGTCGAGGTGCAGAAGTACGGCCGCGAGCCGATCAGCCTGCACACCCCGCTCGGTGAGGACGGCGACTCCGAGTTCGGCGATCTGATCGAGGACTCCGAGGCGATCGTCCCGGCCGACGCCGTGTCGTTCACGTTGCTGCAGGAGCAGCTGCACGCGGTCCTCGACACGCTGAGTGAGCGTGAGGCCGGTGTCGTGTCGATGCGGTTCGGCCTGACCGACGGTCAGCCCAAGACCCTCGACGAGATCGGCAAGGTCTACGGCGTCACCCGCGAGCGGATCCGGCAGATCGAGTCGAAGACGATGAGCAAGCTGCGTCACCCGTCGCGGTCACAGGTCCTGCGCGACTACCTCGACTGA
- a CDS encoding sigma-70 family RNA polymerase sigma factor, with protein MTKELVSVATTTVTKRSKSDVRRPRESAEGRDSVGMYLDEISRTPLLDAAREVELAKAIEAGLFARQLLNEGKIGRAKGGAPKRANAEELEWLAEEGERAIQEFISANLRLVVSIARKYGRAQMPLLDLVQEGNTGLIRAVEKFDYVKGFKFSTYATWWVRQAITRGIAQQARVVRLPVHVVEELNQVGAARRNLERQLGREPEPDEIAAELDMDLHRVLDLIAWGRDHVSLDTPVDEDGDTSLGDLVARETLPGPDITVLDVESRDRLSGLVDKLGEREADIIRARYGLLDGRQHKLADIGRRHGISAERVRQLEREAIARLRTIADPDLAA; from the coding sequence ATGACGAAGGAGTTGGTCTCAGTGGCTACGACGACCGTAACGAAGAGGTCCAAATCAGACGTGCGTCGGCCGCGAGAGTCCGCCGAAGGACGCGACAGCGTCGGCATGTATCTCGATGAGATCTCGCGGACTCCGCTGCTCGACGCGGCCCGTGAGGTCGAGCTCGCCAAGGCAATCGAGGCGGGTCTGTTCGCCCGCCAGCTGCTCAACGAGGGCAAGATCGGCCGCGCCAAGGGCGGCGCGCCGAAGCGGGCCAACGCCGAGGAGCTGGAGTGGCTGGCGGAGGAGGGCGAGCGCGCGATTCAGGAGTTCATCTCGGCGAACCTGCGCCTCGTGGTCTCGATCGCGCGTAAGTACGGTCGCGCACAGATGCCGCTGCTCGATCTGGTGCAGGAGGGCAACACCGGCCTGATCCGCGCGGTCGAGAAGTTCGACTACGTGAAGGGCTTCAAGTTCTCCACGTACGCCACCTGGTGGGTACGCCAGGCGATCACCCGCGGGATCGCTCAGCAGGCCCGCGTCGTACGCCTGCCGGTGCACGTCGTGGAGGAGTTGAACCAGGTCGGAGCCGCCCGCCGCAATCTCGAGCGCCAGCTCGGCCGCGAGCCGGAGCCGGATGAGATCGCCGCCGAGCTCGATATGGACCTGCATCGGGTGCTCGACCTGATCGCCTGGGGTCGCGACCATGTGAGCCTCGACACGCCGGTCGATGAGGACGGCGACACCTCGCTCGGCGATCTCGTCGCTCGTGAGACGCTGCCCGGTCCGGACATCACGGTGCTCGACGTCGAGTCACGCGACCGGCTCTCGGGTCTGGTCGACAAGCTCGGCGAGCGCGAGGCAGACATCATCCGCGCTCGGTACGGCCTGCTCGACGGTCGTCAGCACAAGCTCGCCGATATCGGACGGCGACACGGCATCTCTGCCGAGCGAGTACGCCAACTCGAGCGCGAGGCGATCGCCCGTCTCCGTACCATCGCGGATCCTGATCTCGCCGCCTGA
- a CDS encoding S9 family peptidase has protein sequence MTTEQTTLTPPVARRVPQERTHHGDTVVDEYEWLREKDSPETIAYLEAENAYAEQQTAHLSGLRDTLFDEIKTRTQETDLSVPTRRGEWWYYTRTVEGQQYGLHCRRPVDDPHDWTPPDLDARGNTDDEQVLLDGNAEAEGHDFFSLGAFSISRDGNLLAYATDTTGDERFTIRVKDLRTGELLDDTIPNAHYGATWSLTGSHLFYTTVDDAWRPDKVWRHRIGTPPADDVVVLHEPDDRYWVGVGSTRSERYLVIALGSKVTSEYHVIDASEPEQQPRVVLPRREGVEYSVDHVVVDGADRFLIMHNDGAENFELVETPADATDRANWRTLLPHDPDVRLESSDAFADRIVIGYRRDALTRLGVIEIGSDGYAPMREIEFDEPLFTCDTAGNPEWSQPYVRIAYTSFVTPMTVFDYVPESGDLIVRKRQPVLGGYDPADYEQHRVWAHADDGEQIPISVVVRKGTPRDGSAPFLLYGYGAYEASSDPGFSISRLSLLDRGMGYAVAHVRGGGELGRHWYENGRLLRKRNTFTDFVAVARQLVAERWTSHDRLVAEGASAGGLLIGAVANIAPDAFAGVLAEVPFVDALTSILDPSLPLTVVEWDEWGNPLHDPDVYEYLKGYSPYENVSAQAYPPILATTSLHDTRVLYVEPAKWVARLRATKSGDAEVLLKTEMSAGHGGVSGRYEAWKERAYELAWALDKAGLAEVGPR, from the coding sequence ATGACGACCGAGCAGACCACCCTGACGCCGCCCGTCGCGCGCCGCGTACCCCAAGAGCGCACCCACCACGGAGACACCGTCGTCGACGAGTACGAGTGGCTCCGCGAGAAGGACTCACCCGAGACCATTGCCTACCTCGAGGCGGAGAACGCCTACGCCGAGCAGCAGACGGCACATCTGTCCGGTCTCCGCGACACGCTCTTCGACGAGATCAAGACGCGCACCCAGGAGACCGACCTGTCGGTTCCGACCCGTCGCGGCGAATGGTGGTACTACACCCGCACCGTCGAAGGTCAGCAGTACGGTCTGCACTGCCGACGGCCCGTCGACGATCCGCACGACTGGACCCCGCCGGACCTGGACGCACGCGGCAACACCGACGACGAGCAGGTGCTCCTCGACGGCAACGCCGAAGCCGAGGGGCACGACTTCTTCTCGCTCGGCGCCTTCTCCATCAGCCGTGACGGCAACCTGCTCGCGTACGCGACAGACACGACCGGCGACGAGCGGTTCACCATCCGGGTCAAGGACCTCCGCACCGGCGAGCTACTTGACGACACGATCCCCAACGCCCACTACGGCGCAACCTGGTCGCTCACCGGGTCCCATCTCTTCTACACCACCGTCGACGACGCATGGCGTCCCGACAAGGTGTGGCGCCATCGCATCGGCACCCCGCCCGCAGACGACGTCGTGGTGCTCCACGAGCCCGACGACCGCTACTGGGTCGGCGTCGGGTCCACCCGCAGCGAGCGCTACCTGGTCATCGCGCTCGGCTCGAAGGTCACCAGCGAGTACCACGTCATCGACGCATCCGAGCCCGAACAACAGCCGCGGGTCGTACTCCCCCGCCGCGAGGGCGTCGAGTACTCCGTCGACCATGTCGTCGTCGACGGCGCCGACCGCTTCCTGATCATGCACAACGACGGCGCCGAGAACTTCGAGCTGGTCGAGACCCCCGCCGATGCGACCGACCGGGCGAACTGGCGCACGCTGCTCCCCCACGACCCGGACGTACGCCTGGAGAGCTCCGATGCGTTCGCCGACCGGATCGTGATCGGCTATCGGCGCGATGCGCTGACCCGGCTCGGCGTCATCGAGATCGGCTCCGACGGATACGCCCCGATGCGCGAGATCGAGTTCGACGAGCCGTTGTTCACCTGCGACACCGCGGGCAACCCCGAGTGGAGCCAGCCGTACGTACGGATCGCGTACACCTCGTTCGTCACGCCGATGACCGTGTTCGACTATGTCCCCGAGTCGGGCGATCTGATCGTACGCAAACGTCAGCCCGTGCTCGGCGGCTACGACCCGGCCGACTACGAACAGCATCGGGTGTGGGCGCACGCCGACGACGGTGAGCAGATTCCGATCTCCGTCGTCGTACGCAAGGGCACCCCGCGCGACGGCTCCGCACCGTTCCTGCTCTACGGCTACGGCGCGTACGAAGCGAGCTCCGACCCCGGCTTCAGCATCTCGCGATTGTCGCTGCTCGATCGCGGTATGGGCTACGCCGTCGCGCATGTGCGCGGCGGCGGCGAGCTCGGGCGTCACTGGTACGAGAACGGCCGCCTGCTCCGCAAACGCAACACGTTCACCGACTTCGTCGCCGTTGCCCGCCAGCTGGTCGCCGAGCGCTGGACCTCCCACGACCGGCTGGTGGCCGAGGGCGCGAGCGCGGGCGGGCTGCTGATCGGCGCGGTCGCGAACATCGCCCCCGATGCGTTCGCCGGCGTACTCGCCGAGGTCCCGTTCGTCGACGCGCTGACGTCGATCCTCGACCCGTCGCTGCCCCTCACGGTCGTCGAATGGGACGAGTGGGGCAACCCGCTGCACGACCCCGACGTCTACGAGTACCTCAAGGGCTACTCCCCCTACGAGAACGTCTCCGCGCAGGCGTACCCGCCGATCCTGGCCACCACCAGCCTGCACGACACCCGGGTCCTGTACGTCGAACCCGCCAAATGGGTCGCTCGGCTGCGGGCGACGAAGTCCGGCGACGCCGAGGTGCTGCTCAAGACCGAGATGAGCGCCGGGCACGGCGGCGTCAGCGGCCGCTACGAGGCGTGGAAGGAGCGCGCGTACGAGCTCGCCTGGGCACTCGACAAGGCCGGGCTCGCGGAGGTGGGCCCCCGCTGA
- the coaE gene encoding dephospho-CoA kinase — MTQVGLTGGIGSGKSEVSKLLAERGAIVIDSDLLAREVVDRGTAGLAEVVDEFGDDVLTADGHLDRAALGQRVFADPRARRRLEEIIHPRVRARSAAIAAEAGPDAVVVHDIPLLVETGQEDAFDVLVVVDVPTELQVERLRELRGMSEEEARSRIAAQASRERRTGVADLVIDNTGSLAELAQRVDEVWRTLRAW; from the coding sequence ATGACTCAGGTGGGACTCACCGGCGGGATCGGCTCCGGCAAGAGCGAGGTGAGCAAACTGCTCGCCGAACGTGGCGCCATCGTGATCGACTCCGACCTACTCGCTCGTGAGGTCGTCGACCGTGGCACCGCCGGTCTTGCCGAGGTGGTCGACGAGTTCGGCGACGATGTCCTCACCGCCGATGGGCACCTCGATCGGGCCGCCCTGGGTCAGCGCGTTTTCGCCGACCCGCGAGCCCGCCGCCGGCTCGAGGAGATCATTCATCCCCGCGTCCGAGCACGGTCGGCCGCGATCGCCGCCGAGGCCGGTCCGGACGCGGTCGTGGTGCATGACATTCCACTGCTGGTCGAGACCGGGCAGGAGGATGCCTTCGACGTACTGGTCGTGGTCGACGTGCCGACCGAGCTGCAGGTCGAGCGGCTCCGCGAGCTGCGCGGGATGTCCGAGGAGGAAGCCCGATCGCGGATTGCCGCACAGGCGAGCCGGGAACGCAGAACCGGTGTCGCCGATCTGGTGATCGACAACACCGGTTCGCTTGCGGAGCTCGCTCAGCGCGTTGACGAGGTCTGGCGCACGCTGCGCGCCTGGTGA
- a CDS encoding glutamate-cysteine ligase family protein yields MGQEVDQRTFSREDRTRYRAKVRRCLDVFARMLSASRFDIDRPMSGIEIELNLIDDEGSPALKNVEALEAIADDDFQTELGQFNIEINVPPRRLDDGGLAAFEDGIRDDLNEAARKASGVGAHLLTIGILPTLGHGHMTAESLSPNPRYALLSDQILAARGEDISITIDGAERLQTTADTIVPEAACTSTQLHLQVGPDDFAPYWNASQAVAGVQLALGANSPFLLGKQLWHETRIALFEQATDTRSEELKTQGVRSRVWFGERWVNSIFDLFEENVRYFPALLPILDDEDPVEVFERGDTPTLAELRLHNGTIYRWNRPVYDVIADRPHVRVENRVLPAGPTVVDTMANAAFYFGVTRALVGSERPLWSQMSFSAAEENFHTAARHGIDAQLFWPGLGAVPATELVLRRLLPLAYEGLEAFGVAASERDRLLGVIEQRCLTGRNGSTWQIAAFHKAYDDARRSRSDALHAVVLAYAEHMHSNEPVHAWPV; encoded by the coding sequence ATGGGACAAGAAGTCGACCAGCGCACGTTCAGCCGTGAGGACCGCACCCGCTATCGGGCCAAGGTCCGTCGGTGCCTCGATGTGTTCGCCCGGATGCTCAGCGCATCGCGCTTCGACATCGATCGCCCGATGTCGGGCATCGAGATCGAGCTGAACCTCATCGACGACGAGGGCTCGCCGGCGCTCAAGAACGTCGAGGCGCTCGAGGCGATCGCCGATGACGACTTCCAGACCGAGCTCGGGCAGTTCAACATCGAGATCAACGTGCCGCCACGACGACTCGACGACGGAGGGCTCGCAGCGTTCGAGGACGGCATTCGCGACGATCTCAACGAAGCGGCCCGCAAGGCCTCCGGAGTCGGCGCGCATCTGTTGACCATCGGGATTCTCCCGACGCTCGGGCACGGCCACATGACGGCCGAGTCGCTGTCGCCGAATCCCCGGTACGCATTGCTCTCCGACCAGATCCTCGCGGCGCGTGGCGAAGACATCTCGATCACCATCGACGGTGCCGAGCGGTTGCAGACGACGGCGGACACCATCGTGCCCGAGGCCGCCTGCACGAGCACCCAGCTCCATCTTCAAGTGGGCCCCGACGACTTCGCGCCGTACTGGAACGCGTCCCAGGCGGTTGCGGGTGTGCAGCTCGCGCTCGGCGCCAATTCGCCGTTCCTGCTCGGTAAACAGCTATGGCACGAAACGCGGATCGCGTTGTTCGAGCAGGCGACCGACACTCGCAGCGAGGAGCTCAAGACGCAGGGGGTGCGCTCCCGGGTGTGGTTCGGAGAGCGTTGGGTCAACTCGATCTTCGACCTCTTCGAGGAGAACGTCCGCTACTTTCCGGCCCTGCTGCCGATTCTCGACGACGAGGATCCGGTCGAGGTGTTCGAGCGGGGTGACACACCGACGCTCGCCGAGCTCCGGCTGCACAACGGCACGATCTACCGCTGGAACCGCCCGGTCTACGACGTGATCGCCGATCGTCCGCACGTACGTGTGGAGAACCGCGTGCTCCCGGCGGGCCCGACGGTCGTCGACACGATGGCGAACGCCGCGTTCTACTTCGGTGTGACCCGAGCCCTTGTCGGCAGCGAGCGCCCACTGTGGTCGCAGATGTCGTTCAGCGCTGCCGAGGAGAACTTCCACACGGCGGCGCGGCACGGCATCGACGCGCAGCTGTTCTGGCCGGGCTTGGGAGCCGTACCCGCGACAGAGCTGGTACTTCGCCGGCTGCTCCCGCTCGCGTACGAAGGCCTCGAGGCCTTCGGTGTCGCGGCGTCGGAGCGCGATCGCCTGCTCGGCGTGATCGAACAACGCTGTCTGACGGGGCGCAACGGGTCCACTTGGCAGATCGCGGCGTTCCACAAGGCGTACGACGACGCACGACGTAGTCGCTCGGACGCTCTGCACGCTGTGGTCCTCGCGTACGCAGAGCACATGCACAGCAACGAACCCGTGCACGCCTGGCCGGTCTAG
- a CDS encoding DUF4192 domain-containing protein, with protein MSSRSRRATRRELSKSRSERLDDEPVMRAKSIPDLLGFVPAALGFHPRRSLVAMALHGKRFGFRLRVDLPATECVEACADYVMGPFLAAEPDAVILFAYVEPELNADTRGVERLAADSLVGALRTRLEASDIEVPEAVRCDGSRYWSYVCEREDCCPSEGTPYDIESSATLAAAVFNGLEVLQDRADLERRFEPVSGARAEEMEAVTDRVAEEILSVAGLTADDEGWGREVAENPDLVRAAATGVRDLLADLDEERAGSLSDEDAARLSIWTLLLSVRDLAWSYIEHDNAHLHLQVWTTVAQRAVDPFRAPALCLAAFSSWLGGNGTGASVALEQAARAEPDYSLGLLLRDLLVRCVPPSAWRTFDPEVIASQLPDGFEVRQRT; from the coding sequence ATGAGCAGCAGATCACGACGCGCCACACGGCGCGAACTCAGCAAGTCGCGTTCCGAGCGTCTCGACGACGAGCCGGTGATGCGAGCCAAGTCGATCCCCGACCTCCTCGGCTTCGTGCCGGCGGCGCTCGGGTTCCATCCACGGCGGTCCCTCGTCGCGATGGCCCTGCACGGCAAGCGCTTCGGGTTTCGCCTCCGTGTCGACCTGCCCGCAACCGAGTGTGTCGAGGCATGTGCCGACTACGTCATGGGGCCGTTTCTCGCAGCGGAGCCGGACGCGGTCATCCTCTTCGCGTACGTCGAGCCCGAGCTCAACGCCGATACCCGCGGTGTCGAGAGGCTCGCGGCCGACTCCCTTGTCGGCGCCTTGCGTACCCGGCTCGAAGCGAGCGATATCGAGGTGCCGGAGGCGGTCCGCTGCGACGGATCCCGCTACTGGTCGTACGTGTGCGAGCGGGAGGACTGCTGCCCGTCCGAGGGCACGCCGTACGACATCGAGTCGTCGGCGACGCTGGCCGCCGCCGTGTTCAACGGCCTCGAGGTGTTGCAGGACCGAGCCGACCTCGAGCGACGCTTCGAGCCGGTCAGCGGTGCGCGGGCCGAGGAGATGGAGGCCGTCACCGACCGGGTCGCCGAGGAGATCCTGTCCGTTGCCGGCCTGACCGCTGACGACGAAGGCTGGGGGAGGGAGGTGGCCGAGAATCCCGACCTGGTGCGTGCGGCGGCTACGGGCGTACGCGACCTGCTCGCCGATCTAGACGAAGAACGAGCGGGCTCGCTCAGCGACGAGGACGCCGCCCGGTTGAGCATCTGGACGCTGCTGCTGTCCGTACGCGATCTCGCGTGGTCCTACATCGAGCACGACAACGCACATCTGCACCTTCAGGTCTGGACGACCGTGGCGCAGCGCGCGGTCGATCCGTTCCGTGCCCCGGCGCTCTGCCTTGCTGCGTTCTCGTCGTGGCTCGGCGGCAACGGCACCGGTGCGAGCGTTGCGCTCGAGCAAGCGGCGCGCGCCGAGCCCGACTACTCGCTCGGTCTGCTCCTTCGCGACCTGCTCGTGCGCTGCGTGCCGCCGAGCGCGTGGCGCACGTTCGACCCGGAGGTCATCGCGAGTCAGTTGCCCGACGGTTTCGAGGTACGGCAACGCACATGA
- a CDS encoding universal stress protein, with translation MSTIVVGYVPKQEGRAALDRAAEEAVLRNARLIVVNSHRGGRDFDRDDALETEQQLQEVREKLQDAGVDHEIRQLVRGMDPADDLIKVAEDLNADFIVIGLRRRSPVGKLILGSNAQRVLLDSPCPVLAVKADK, from the coding sequence ATGAGCACGATCGTGGTGGGCTACGTACCCAAGCAGGAGGGTCGGGCCGCGCTCGACCGCGCGGCCGAGGAAGCGGTCCTGCGCAATGCGCGACTCATCGTGGTCAACTCCCATCGCGGTGGTCGTGACTTCGACCGAGACGACGCGCTCGAGACCGAGCAGCAGCTGCAGGAGGTTCGCGAGAAGCTGCAGGACGCCGGTGTCGACCACGAGATCCGCCAGCTCGTACGCGGTATGGACCCCGCCGATGACCTGATCAAGGTGGCAGAAGACCTCAACGCAGACTTCATCGTGATCGGTCTGCGGCGCCGTTCGCCGGTGGGCAAGCTGATCCTCGGCAGCAATGCACAGCGGGTACTTCTCGACTCGCCCTGCCCGGTGCTCGCCGTCAAAGCCGATAAGTGA
- a CDS encoding DNA polymerase IV produces MRSEPSVLHLDLDAFFASVEQRDKPSLRGKPVIVGGIGPRGVVSTASYEARKFGVHSAMSTARARALCPHAAFLAGRFGAYRATSRRVMRVLRDHSPVLEQLSVDEAFVDLAEGKLDDFSPSGLERAIRDLKAAVREASGGIAGSAGVATSKLIAKIASDLDKPDGLRVVPAGTEQDLIRPMQVTVIPGVGPATSERLRRAGIHTVADAEQVSESELVRLLGNAHGHALYRLVRADDDRPVEAYREAKSVSVEDTFDTDLVDSTVLRSIVARHAAKVCERLRASQLSGRTVTVKIRLYDFTTHSRSATLPGPTDDPRVVSRVARRLVDEVDTVAGVRLLGVGVSGLADWIQEDLFGSEPDDEIPDEPDVVVPELRESIRYVPGGDVVHDEYGPGWVWGAGLGRVTVRFETATTPPGPVRTFSVDDPALAPHRVTDEDDVEDDHDPDSVAP; encoded by the coding sequence ATGCGTTCTGAGCCGTCGGTCCTGCATCTCGACCTCGATGCGTTCTTCGCATCGGTCGAGCAGCGCGACAAGCCTTCGTTGCGCGGCAAACCCGTGATCGTCGGCGGTATCGGGCCGCGCGGCGTCGTGTCGACCGCGTCGTACGAAGCGCGGAAGTTCGGGGTGCACTCCGCGATGTCGACGGCGCGGGCACGTGCCCTCTGCCCGCATGCGGCGTTCCTCGCCGGGCGATTCGGCGCTTACCGAGCGACCAGTCGGCGGGTGATGCGCGTTCTTCGCGACCACTCACCCGTACTCGAGCAGTTGTCCGTCGACGAGGCGTTCGTCGACCTCGCCGAGGGCAAGCTCGATGACTTCTCGCCGTCGGGGCTCGAGCGCGCGATCCGCGACCTCAAGGCGGCGGTACGCGAGGCGAGCGGCGGCATCGCGGGTTCGGCGGGTGTTGCGACCTCGAAGCTGATCGCCAAGATCGCAAGCGACCTCGACAAACCCGACGGCCTGCGCGTCGTACCCGCGGGCACCGAGCAAGACCTGATCCGGCCGATGCAGGTGACCGTCATCCCCGGCGTCGGCCCGGCCACGAGCGAGCGACTACGCCGGGCCGGCATCCACACCGTCGCCGACGCCGAGCAGGTCAGTGAGTCAGAGCTCGTACGCCTGCTCGGCAATGCACACGGTCATGCGTTGTACCGGCTCGTACGCGCCGATGACGACCGTCCCGTCGAGGCCTACCGCGAGGCGAAGTCGGTCAGCGTCGAAGACACCTTCGACACCGATCTCGTCGACTCGACGGTGTTGCGCTCCATCGTCGCCCGCCATGCCGCCAAGGTGTGTGAGCGGCTCCGCGCCTCCCAGCTGTCCGGGCGAACCGTCACCGTGAAGATCAGGCTGTACGACTTCACCACCCACAGCAGATCTGCGACGCTGCCCGGGCCCACCGACGATCCGCGGGTGGTCTCGAGGGTCGCCCGCCGTCTCGTCGACGAGGTCGACACCGTCGCGGGCGTTCGTCTGCTCGGCGTCGGTGTCTCCGGTCTGGCCGACTGGATCCAGGAGGATCTCTTCGGCTCCGAACCCGATGACGAGATCCCCGACGAACCCGACGTCGTGGTCCCGGAGCTGCGCGAGAGTATTCGCTACGTTCCCGGCGGCGACGTCGTCCACGACGAGTACGGCCCGGGTTGGGTGTGGGGAGCCGGTCTGGGCAGGGTCACCGTGCGCTTCGAGACCGCCACTACCCCGCCGGGTCCTGTACGCACGTTCTCCGTCGACGACCCCGCCCTCGCGCCGCATCGCGTCACCGACGAAGACGATGTCGAGGACGACCACGACCCCGATAGCGTGGCGCCATGA
- a CDS encoding endonuclease/exonuclease/phosphatase family protein, which yields MPVRTRLTVPVALAAAGLVLTSLTAAGASGAPDESDRVSVDQLAKSKYATKVKVMTRNVFLGADLGPGLAAPDTDGLIRGAGQILNQVDANDFRKRADALAHEITYRKPDLIGLQEVAKWRTAPCDSPYFPPQAKHVRYDFLKILLRKLNADGRTYKLVRAQKQFDFEVPANTTGDPEPNHCDINGRLTMRDVILARTDGRKIELRNRQGGTFNHLFKVRPGGLINFPVKRGWLSVDAKVGKSPRFRFVATHLEAFDDETQKPSIRARQARELVRKKGPIGSSKLPVVLVGDLNSDVRTEVKPGDGQAYRALLDAGLRSRAVRKPMSCCLHLDLLGPDAKRADNKQRDHVVDHIMTDATKRILRFRGAVTGKKPYQGWWGSDHAGVVTQLLMLK from the coding sequence GTGCCCGTCCGTACCCGCCTCACCGTTCCTGTCGCACTCGCCGCAGCCGGTCTCGTCCTGACCTCACTGACCGCCGCCGGCGCGTCGGGTGCTCCGGACGAATCCGACCGAGTCTCGGTGGACCAGCTCGCGAAGTCGAAGTACGCCACCAAGGTGAAGGTGATGACCCGCAACGTCTTCCTGGGCGCCGATCTCGGTCCGGGGCTCGCGGCGCCGGACACCGACGGGCTGATCCGCGGCGCGGGGCAGATCCTGAACCAGGTCGACGCCAACGACTTCCGCAAGCGCGCCGACGCGCTCGCACATGAGATCACCTACCGCAAACCCGATCTGATCGGGCTGCAGGAGGTCGCGAAGTGGCGTACGGCCCCGTGCGACTCTCCGTACTTCCCACCACAGGCCAAGCACGTGCGTTACGACTTCCTCAAGATCCTCCTACGCAAGCTGAACGCCGACGGACGTACGTACAAGCTCGTACGCGCACAGAAGCAGTTCGACTTCGAGGTTCCTGCCAACACCACCGGCGATCCCGAGCCGAACCACTGCGATATCAACGGCCGCCTCACCATGCGCGACGTGATCCTCGCCCGCACCGACGGCCGCAAGATCGAGCTCCGCAACCGGCAGGGCGGCACGTTCAACCACCTGTTCAAGGTTCGCCCCGGCGGCCTGATCAACTTCCCCGTCAAGCGCGGCTGGCTCAGCGTCGACGCCAAGGTCGGCAAGAGCCCGCGGTTCCGGTTCGTCGCGACCCACCTCGAGGCGTTCGACGACGAGACGCAAAAGCCCAGCATCCGCGCCCGCCAGGCCCGCGAACTGGTCCGCAAGAAGGGCCCGATCGGGTCCAGCAAGCTACCCGTCGTCCTCGTCGGCGACCTCAACTCCGACGTACGCACCGAGGTGAAACCCGGCGACGGCCAGGCGTACCGCGCCCTACTCGACGCCGGCCTGCGCTCTCGCGCCGTACGTAAGCCGATGTCGTGCTGCCTGCACCTCGACCTACTCGGCCCCGACGCCAAGCGGGCGGACAACAAGCAGCGCGACCATGTGGTCGACCACATCATGACCGATGCGACGAAGCGGATCCTGCGCTTCCGCGGCGCCGTCACCGGTAAGAAGCCGTACCAGGGCTGGTGGGGATCCGATCACGCCGGCGTCGTGACCCAGTTGCTGATGCTCAAATAG